The Daphnia pulex isolate KAP4 chromosome 3, ASM2113471v1 genome includes a region encoding these proteins:
- the LOC124190439 gene encoding bromodomain adjacent to zinc finger domain protein 2B-like isoform X1: protein MDSASDREAKASNGGGESHRGTPNHHGSSSSAMSVQQAQQAQAQAAAMNALGLLDPSALFAHSLFAAGIPASYNPMAPMSGYGLLGQGGPSPFAPPSSSNQANAAAQAAWWQVASQMDYLARLQHAAASASAGSSSGRGGGGASSSSAAAAASSSTFHGIPGFSGLSAADSMLASYTMAMNAAAHSGNVGGKSAKSSSSSSRNSSNPIVRDSLSTQPIPSASTASPYQPANTSTPSSGKSRPPAGTELKFMTPESAAQTATPTTSSSANRKSSSSSKNRRRANTSNNLEPASVSVHTSGSATTPSSSLSSLSSMAMSYPFFGNPLASLAMPPAMAAAVQSVQSAQSTSSSSPANEDKKRSGKKSADRHSMDSAAVQLLRLPATTSSSVTVTTTSSLNNNTINNGTKARSQTVNGKPLALDVSSLIGKPSTSQSTTSSEEAPLNLSMKAKEEPSQQPTSSSSSSATLSSSTSSSRLGRGVSMPKKNTVASLLAQSRNQRSTSPGAGSGGYNSSSAPTVSAPQAHAASNVGSSQASAAEMKAMKDNLALYTAMQELSNAKLSSAYLNGIKDSLNSGGQAGGSDANHAIQDLLRAASLLGGFGFGGNPLSGLPQSAGAQPSGNSKSSSSTPNKSSAADGASSKTEANPASKINEQSRSKSTPTPENGQARTSESHRGNGKSTTHDDTPASDDSDSMDEDDSMIDSDDGWAGTGEGGDGESRKRNADGGEGSDDRPSKRRRFVSDESALRVPLNHGWKRETLIRAIGKSGVRGEVTYYSPSGRRFRQYPDVVRYLERQGIGTITRDNFSFSTRCIVGEFIQPLGESPNARGIRLGEPEVRHLVDQIRIARGWKPRSRRMTEEEKEAITRQREAQRVAQRMEAQEMARQAQEAKLQQRMERERALQEAKEARRQMREQEKLERQEAQRKERELRTQQLMEARKKRQEELDRLREEEQQRKIQELNKQRELFYTAELERERKRQHTAVVKALEARKRYEDRERRREELKAEKRAEREKKMEERRRELESWRDQRSPTEDTSLMDHKPLPDIPRITNLKLAGQALADILMLYEFLHTFGETLGFDMESLPSLDSLQRALLYDSEAEEELLSVMTHLLVCSIEDPGIPHPNRHTTLLGQTLKQADITTTNVSEILRIYLQANGLGDMKMPAADKITSSPLKLAAGEYPDTEAFLMSEWLKRKPFLSLNPTQKAAILGFMVNELLQNKAVIGQIEGAIEGQNTARRDRWIVDTKIKKLKTLHSKKHRTSLISSSINFSSTAANKADPMDDSTNHDETNHSASGSKKKDEITETEEHPEEADEDSGGEADDNADQGDEDEDGNLPVEELKRKIERLGRQSAQMLTQLALSDLQLRALNMGQDRFRRRLWILPHAGGVYLEALESGEANAGPLGTWDGKPAPPIGPQRNGDEPDDEPMPEVPPVKSEPISDEPKPTLPVPKTELEDKEIPSLQEPMEVDQPAVKTELVEEATAAADVKSEENTTAGMIPVTAEVVLKKEEETQEALPALWFSLFPRTPCDRHSSANQGKDRFGSDEDEGEGRMSKKEEAAKEEAEKIIMQPIPEEMTRGWWRIVDPEQVKTYVESLHPRGVREKELNRMLTRFMDFARESCLKHTEKDHHGHGNPKDLLLKELRNADEVKLVGGAALPDAEGSWSRETSLRGDILLLEQIEALEDRVASASMQVKGWKLPARATSEMNLKFRTPGDTSSDDDDDEDERVNPIQLAKERLLSVELAIERRYLKAPLGQSKGDLVQSVLSGSCPSSEPPKALLTWREAVKRCETAAQVSMCFYVLETSVAWDKSIMKASCQFCHSGDKEDQLLLCDGCDKGYHTYCFRPPMDNIPDGDWFCYECRNKATGQRNCIVCGKPGNKTISVLCDQCPKAYHIECLQPPLAKVPRGKWLCVLCHSKSPAKKKAASKKAANREPRISESESTSAANSAKEIKEAADKNAHSNDSEAPAAAVVAGPGPSTPVATPSPRRSSSAVALKRSLNQAIAKEKDLAPCREILDQLEAHDEAWPFLLPVNTKQFPTYKKIIRSPMDLSTIRKKLNDGIYKTRDDFCADLQLMFVNCVTFNEDDSPVGKAGHSMKTFFDSRWAELIAH from the exons ATGGATTCGGCCTCGGATCGGGAGGCAAAGGCGAGCAACGGAGGTGGCGAGAGTCACAGAGGCACGCCGAATCATCATGGAAGCTCATCGTCCGCCATGAGTGTCCAGCAGGCCCAGCAAGCTCAAGCCCAAGCTGCAGCTATGAACGCCCTCGGACTCCTCGATCCTTCAGCCCTCTTTG CGCATTCGTTGTTTGCTGCCGGAATTCCGGCTAGTTACAACCCGATGGCTCCGATGTCCGGCTACGGTCTACTGGGTCAAGGCGGCCCGTCACCTTTCGCCCCTCCCTCGTCCAGCAATCAAGCCA ACGCAGCAGCTCAGGCCGCCTGGTGGCAGGTAGCTTCACAAATGGATTACTTGGCCCGGTTGCAGCACGCTGCCGCATCCGCTTCCGCTGGTTCTTCGTCCGGTcgtggcggcggtggcgctTCGTCCtcttccgccgccgccgccgcttctTCCTCAACATTCCACGGGATCCCCGGATTTAGCGGCCTCTCGGCGGCCGACAGCATGCTGGCCAGCTACACGATGGCCATGAACGCGGCGGCACATTCCGGAAACGTTGGCGGCAAATCGGCGAAaagctcgtcgtcgtcgtcgcgcAACAGTTCCAATCCCATCGTGCGGGATTCACTCAGCACGCAGCCTATTCCTTCCGCCTCGACAGCCTCGCCCTATCAGCCGGCCAATACCTCGACTCCGTCAAGTGGCAAATCTCGTCCACCCGCCGGAACTGAACTCAAATTCATGACTCCCGAATCGGCCGCTCAGACTGCCACCCCTACCACTAGCAGTTCCGCCAACCGTAAGAGCAGTTCCAGCAGCAAAAATCGACGGAGGGCCAACACCTCCAACAATCTGGAACCGGCCTCCGTCTCGGTCCACACTTCCGGATCGGCCACGACACCCAGTTCCAGTTTGTCGTCTCTCTCTTCCATGGCCATGTCGTATCCTTTCTTCGGCAATCCACTCGCCTCCCTGGCCATGCCACCAGCCATGGCCGCAGCCGTCCAGTCGGTTCAATCAGCCCagtcgacttcttcttcttcacccgCCAACGAGGACAAGAAACGATCCGGCAAGAAATCAGCA GATCGACATTCGATGGATTCGGCAGCCGTTCAACTGCTTCGTTTACCGGCCACGACCAGCAGCTCCGTCACGGTGACGACAACCAGCagcctcaacaacaacaccatcaACAACGGGACAAAAGCTCGAAGCCAAACCGTCAACGGCAAACCCTTGGCGCTGGATGTCAGCTCGCTGATTGGGAAGCCCAGCACATCACAGTCGACGACCTCGTCGGAAGAGGCGCCACTGAATCTCTCGATGAAAGCCAAAGAGGAGCCGTCGCAGCAGCCgacctcgtcgtcgtcttcgtcggcCACTTTGTCTTCATCCACGTCCAGCTCTAGGCTGGGCCGCGGTGTGTCCATGCCCAAGAAGAACACTGTTGCTTCTTTGCTGGCCCAGAGTCGCAACCAGCGCAGCACCAGCCCTGGCGCCGGAAGTGGAGgttacaacagcagcagtgcgCCCACAGTCTCGGCTCCGCAGGCTCACGCGGCCAGCAATGTCGGATCGAGCCAGGCTTCCGCCGCCGAAATGAAAGCCATGAAAGATAATTTG GCGCTGTACACGGCCATGCAAGAGCTGAGCAACGCCAAATTATCCAGCGCCTACCTCAATGGAATCAAAGACAGTTTGAATTCCGGCGGCCAAGCGGGCGGTAGCGACGCCAATCACGCCATCCAGGATCTGCTGCGGGCAGCCAGTCTCTTGGGCGGATTCGGTTTCGGTGGCAATCCACTTTCAGGCCTGCCTCAATCTGCTGGCGCCCAGCCTTCCGGCAACAGCAAATCCTCCAGCAGCACTCCTAACAAATCTTCAGCTGCTGACGGCGCTAGTAGCAAGACGGAAGCCAATCCGGCTTCCAAGATTAACGAGCAGTCGAGAAGCAAAAGTACACCGACGCCGGAAAACGGCCAGGCCAGGACCAGCGAGTCCCATCGAGGCAACGGAAAGTCAACCACTCACGACGACACTCCAGCTAGCGACGATTCCG ATAGTATGGATGAGGATGACTCGATGATCGACAGCGACGACGGATGGGCCGGAACGGGCGAAGGTGGAGACGGCGAGTCGAGAAAGCGGAATGCGGATGGCGGTGAAGGTAGCGACGACAGGCCGTCGAAGCGTCGGCGATTTGTCTCTGACGAATCGGCATTGCGAGTCCCGCTGAATCACGGCTGGAAACGTGAGACCCTGATTCGTGCCATCGGCAAGTCGGGCGTTCGCGGCGAAGTGACTTATTACTCGCCCTCTGGTCGCCGCTTCCGTCAATATCCGGATGTGGTTCGATACCTGGAAAGGCAGGGCATTGGAACCATCACGCGGGACAATTTCAGTTTCAGCACGCGCTGCATCGTCGGCGAATTCATCCAGCCGCTGGGCGAATCTCCCAACGCCAGAGGAATCCGACTGGGCGAGCCGGAAGTGCGACATTTAGTCGACCAGATCCGCATCGCTCGTGGATGGAAGCCGCGCAGCCGTCGGATGACGGAAGAGGAGAAGGAGGCCATCACTCGACAGCGCGAGGCCCAGCGAGTGGCCCAGCGGATGGAAGCGCAAGAGATGGCCCGGCAGGCGCAGGAAGCCAAACTCCAGCAGAGAATGGAGCGGGAACGGGCCCTCCAGGAAGCCAAAGAGGCCCGCCGTCAGATGCGCGAGCAGGAAAAGCTGGAACGACAAGAGGCCCAGCGCAAGGAGCGAGAACTGCGCACCCAGCAGCTGATGGAAGCCCGTAAGAAGCGCCAGGAAGAGCTGGATCGGCTGCGAGAAGAGGAGCAGCAGCGTAAAATCCAGGAGCTCAATAAGCAGCGCGAACTCTTCTACACGGCCGAGCTGGAACGCGAAAGGAAGCGGCAGCACACGGCCGTCGTCAAAGCGCTGGAAGCCCGGAAGCGCTACGAGGATCGCGAGCGACGACGCGAGGAATTGAAGGCCGAGAAACGGGCGGAACGcgagaagaagatggaagaacGTCGACGCGAGCTGGAATCGTGGCGCGACCAGCGCAGCCCCACCGAAGACACATCCTTGATGGATCACAAGCCTTTACCCGACATTCCTCGCATCACCAACCTCAAGCTGGCCGGACAG GCCCTGGCTGACATCCTGATGCTCTACGAGTTCCTGCACACGTTCGGCGAAACGCTGGGCTTTGACATGGAGAGTCTCCCCTCGCTGGACAGTCTCCAGAGAGCCCTGCTCTACGACAGCGAAGCCGAGGAGGAGCTGCTCTCTGTCATGACGCACTTGCTGGTATGCTCCATCGAAGATCCGGGCATTCCGCACCCCAACCGGCACACGACCCTTTTGGGACAGACGCTGAAACAGGCCGACATTACGACGACCAACGTCAGCGAGATATTGCGCATCTACTTGCAAGCCAACGGATTGGGTGACATGAAAATGCCGGCCGCCGACAAGATCACGTCCAGCCCTCTGAAGCTGGCCGCCGGTGAATATCCGGACACGGAAGCCTTCCTCATGTCCGAGTGGCTTAAACGCAAGCCTTTCCTATCACTCAATCCAACTCAAAAGGCGGCCATTTTGGGATTTATGGTCAACGAATTACTCCAGAACAAGGCCGTCATTGGTCAAATCGAAGGTGCCATCGAGGGTCAGAACACGGCCAGAAG AGATCGCTGGATCGTGGACACGAAAATCAAGAAGCTCAAAACGCTTCATTCTAAAAAGCATCGAACGTCACTCATCAGTTCATCCATCAATTTCTCATCCACGGCGGCCAACAAAGCGGACCCGATGGATGATTCGACAAATCACGACGAAACCAACCATTCGGCCAGCggaagcaagaaaaaagatgaaatcacCGAAACCGAAGAACATCCGGAAGAGGCGGATGAAGACAGTGGGGGTGAAGCTGATGACAATGCAGATCAAGGCGAtgag GATGAAGATGGAAATCTTCCTGTGGAGGAGTTGAAACGGAAGATTGAACGTTTAGGCCGGCAAAGTGCCCAAATGTTGACTCAGTTAGCCTTGTCCGATTTGCAATTGCGAGCGCTCAATATGGGCCAGGATCGCTTCCGGCGACGTTTGTGGATTTTGCCGCACGCTGGTGGCGTCTACCTCGAAGCTTTAGAGTCCGGAGAAGCCAACGCCGGACCACTGGGTACTTGGGACGGCAAACCCGCCCCTCCGATCGGCCCTCAGCGCAACGGCGACGAGCCGGATGACGAGCCCATGCCGGAAGTCCCACCAGTCAAAAGCGAACCGATCTCTGACGAGCCTAAACCGACTCTACCCGTGCCGAAAACCGAACTAGAAGATAAAGAAATTCCTAGTCTCCAGGAACCAATGGAAGTGGACCAACCGGCCGTTAAAACGGAATTGGTCGAAGAAGCAACGGCGGCCGCCGATGTCAAGAGTGAAGAAAACACGACCGCCGGAATGATACCAGTCACAGCCGAGGTCGTTctgaagaaggaagaagagacaCAGGAAGCTCTTCCGGCTCTGTGGTTCAGCCTCTTCCCCCGCACTCCATGCGATCGCCATTCATCCGCCAACCAGGGCAAGGATCGTTTCGGCTCGGACGAAGACGAAGGTGAAGGTCGTAtgtcaaagaaagaagaagcggcCAAGGAAGAAGCTGAGAAAATTATCATGCAACCCATTCCGGAAG AAATGACCCGCGGCTGGTGGCGGATCGTCGATCCGGAACAAGTCAAAACTTACGTCGAATCGCTACATCCTCGAGGCGTTCGCGAGAAGGAGCTCAACCGGATGTTGACACGTTTTATGGACTTTGCTCGCGAATCGTGTTTGAAG CATACGGAAAAGGACCATCACGGCCAT GGCAATCCCAAAGATTTGCTGCTGAAGGAACTGCGCAACGCCGACGAGGTCAAACTGGTGGGCGGAGCCGCTTTGCCGGATGCGGAAGGTTCGTGGTCGAGAGAGACGTCTCTGCGGGGTGACATCCTCCTGCTGGAACAGATCGAAGCCCTGGAAGATCGCGTGGCCTCTGCCAGCATGCAAGTCAAAGGCTGGAAATTGCCCGCCCGGGCCACTTCTgaaatgaacttgaaattcCGCACGCCCGGAGACACGTCgtctgatgatgacgatgacgaagaCGAAAGAGTTAACCCCATACAGCTGGCCAAAGAAAGGCTGTTGAGCGTCGAACTGGCCATCGAACGTCGTTACCTGAAAGCTCCTCTCGGTCAGAGCAAAGGCGATCTGGTTCAGAGCGTCCTGTCCGGCTCTTGCCCGTCCAGCGAGCCGCCCAAAGCCCTGCTGACATGGCGAGAGGCCGTCAAACGCTGCGAAACGGCCGCCCAGGTCTCCATGTGCTTTTACGTTCTGGAAACCTCCGTGGCCTGGGACAAATCGATCATGAAGGCCAGCTGCCAATTCTGCCACAGTGGTGATAAAGAGGACCAACTGTTGTTATGCGACGGATGTGACAAAGGCTATCACACCTACTGCTTCCGGCCACCCATGGATAACATCCCAGATGGCGACTGGTTCTGTTACGAGTGCCGGAATAAAGCTACCGGCCAGCGCAACTGCATCGTCTGTGGTAAACCCGGAAACAAGACTATCAGCGTCCTCTGCGACCAGTGCCCTAAAGCGTATCACATCGAATGCCTCCAGCCTCCGCTCGCCAAG GTTCCTCGAGGCAAATGGCTATGCGTTCTGTGCCACTCTAAATCGCCGGCCAAGAAGAAGGCGGCCAGCAAGAAAGCGGCCAACCGAGAGCCGAGGATCAGCGAATCCGAGTCGACCTCGGCAGCTAATTCGgccaaagaaattaaagaagcGGCCGACAAGAACGCGCATTCCAACGACAGCGAAGCGCCTGCCGCCGCTGTCGTTGCCGGCCCTGGACCGAGCACTCCGGTCGCCACTCCGTCGCCGCGCCGATCCTCCTCCGCTGTGGCTCTAAAGCGTAGCCTCAACCAGGCCATCGCCAAGGAGAAGGATCTTGCGCCGTGCAG GGAGATCCTCGACCAGTTAGAAGCTCACGATGAAGCctggcctttccttttgcCTGTCAATACCAAACAATTTCCCACCTACAAGAAAATCATCCGCTCACCCATGGATCTGAGCACCATCCGCAAGAAACTCAACGACGGCAT ATACAAGACAAGGGACGATTTTTGTGCCGACTTGCAACTGATGTTTGTCAATTGTGTTACATTCAACGAGGACGACTCTCCTGTCGGCAAGGCCGGCCACAGCATGAAGACGTTTTTTGATTCTCGCTGGGCCGAACTGATCGCCCACTAA